The region TTTGAGTCCGGGCTTGTTACGGTTCGTATCGTACATTGTTTTAATACTGGATACCGTACATAATATATGCTgaatagttttttattaaCTGTATGCGTTATTCCCTTTCGCATCTCCAATACGCAGCAAACATGCCTGCATTCACCGCGGGCTCCCAAAAAGCTTCACCGCGCGACCAGATTCGAGGCGAAATCGCCTCTCGGGGGCTGCTTTCGGTAGAAAACGGCGACGAGAGACCTCAATCCATTAACCGCTCGAGATAAgctaaattataaatataatattggTAACCATTTCCAAAGCCATCGTTCTTTTTCAAGCTTTCGCAAATTCGCCTCTTTGAGGTCGATTAAACTATATCCATCATTTAACCTCGCTGGCGGCTGTAATCACAACGTATTCAATTTCACCCGCCGACCGCGCCAAGTATTATTGAACCCTCCATCGGAAGAGGCGTCTGCGATGCATATattggtatgttttcttttttgctctgcttctctcTTGATCTGGGGCAAATCATTGTCTCCCGCGCCTCCAGCCGTGCTCGTACCTGGGATCTTCGTCATGAAGTCACCAGACCAGCTTCAGGCCTCCATCATTCGCCCCCGAAAAAGGAATCAGAAACACGGCCTTATCGGGCGCTTCTGATGGGATAGATGCGCGCATACAGATCGAGAAATCCGCATTTCTAGAAATGGACGAATCGAATATTGACGATCGGTATAGCTCGTCAACGACGATGGCCCGCCATCGCGGCGATTGTCCCCTTATGTCCGGCCCCTTGTCGAGGCCCTCCAAGGAGCAGGCCATCTAGTATCCGTGGCCATTCCCGCAGCATCGCGCTCCTGGATCGGCAAGGCCCATCTTATTGAAGCCTCGCTTAAGGCAACATACGTACCCCCAAACGCCTTCCGCAACGACGGCACCTGGGACGAAACATACACCACCCCCACACCATcagaaggcgaaggcgaagccgaagccgaatCAGAATGGGTCGTCATCACAAACGGCACGCCGGCTAGCTGCGTCCAgctcggcctcttcaacctctttACAGACAGACCACCCATCGACCTCGTCATCTCAGGCCCCAACCACGGCCGCAACGCCTCAACCATCTATAACCTCTCGTCCGGCACCGTCGGCGGTGCCCTCGAGGCAGCCACCTGCGGGAAACGCGGAATCGCCGTCTCCTTCGGCAGCAAGGACGAGCAACCTTTGGACATCATCGGAGCGGCGGCGAGACTCGCCGTGCGCATCGTTCACCATCTCTACGAGAACTGGGATGACCGGGTTGAGTTGTATAACCTAAATATTCCCATGCGTATTGATGTGGAGACGAGACCGGTGCTCTATACTCGCACCTTGCCGTACTACTGGTCGCGTGGGTACCTGTACGCTGAAATCAACGCGGATAAGGCGCCGCCCGTCCTGACGAACGGCGTCGCGAACGGGACACACGGTCCTCAAAACggagaaacagaaacagaccTCAAACTCACTAATGGAACTGGAAATGGCGTCGTAACGAACGGAACTACCCCCGCAAAGCCCACCTCAACCTCGACCTCACAGCTCAAATCGCGCGACTTCAAATGGTCCGCGGAGCTCACAGATATGAAGAAAGCACTTCAAGCCAGCGAAGAAGGCACAGATGCGCATACTGTCTTGAACGGAAGCACCAGGTAAGAACAAAACCATCCCGTTACTGTACCTACTACCTACACACCCATCCAGCCACCCCTGCTTCAAATTAAAACACGAGCTAGAAAGTCAGCAGGCTAACCCAgctcttttctcttttgcAACTACAGTGTCACACCTCTCTGCGCTAATTTCTGGTACGTCCCGGGGTTAGAGGGGCCATTGCATCTTTGAGTTGACTTGGTGGATGGAGTGATGGATCTCATGGGGAAACACGATTAGATCggtaatatatagtatagataCTAGAATGATACCCGCAACGGTTTTCGATTTTGTCTGGTGTTCTCGTCTGTATGGGTGGTTAGCTTAACTACCAATTACCTACCTCTTGATATTAGAACGGATACGTAATGCCTActtttgaaggagaggaaaaggaTGACTTCAGAACGATTATTCATAGAATATTGATATCAAAGGCCTTCGCTATAGCATAGATGCTTGCTTGACAATGTATGGTTGTTGTGGACGAAGAGTCCTAATTAAGCGGGTAAAAGCTCATGGGCCCTTCGCGCCTTCCACAACACTACTTAGTTGAGGGCGATCGAAATGTGTTCCCTGGGCTACGACCATGGATGGTGGCTGAGACTTATTTGTGTGTAAATGCTTGGAATTTGCGACATTAAGCCTTCAGCGGCCCTTTAGAGTTCTATGTGGCATATAAAGTTCGATGGAGAAGCTTCGCAAAATAAGATCCGTCTTACCACGAGGAAACAGTGAAACATGGGATATGGAGATGACTGGTGTATCACTAACAGCTCAGAAATAAACCTTCAGGAGAAACAAAggcaaaaagcaaaataaaAACTTCGGGTGCTGAAGTACAGGGATGTTCGAGTGGTGTGTAATATGTAACAAAAATGATATTAATGATCAAAGtagaaaaaaggaaatctTATATTGCCCGCGCAGCTTCCCCAGCTCCACTTGCCACGGCCGATGCCTGCTCAGCACGCATCTTACCCTTTGCAGCTGCGGACTCACCCACGCCCATTCTGCGTGCGACATAGCGCTGTGCGACAATACCGACAGAGAGGGTTAT is a window of Aspergillus puulaauensis MK2 DNA, chromosome 4, nearly complete sequence DNA encoding:
- a CDS encoding 5'/3'-nucleotidase SurE (COG:O;~EggNog:ENOG410PU75;~InterPro:IPR002828,IPR036523;~PFAM:PF01975;~go_function: GO:0016787 - hydrolase activity [Evidence IEA]) → MHILLVNDDGPPSRRLSPYVRPLVEALQGAGHLVSVAIPAASRSWIGKAHLIEASLKATYVPPNAFRNDGTWDETYTTPTPSEGEGEAEAESEWVVITNGTPASCVQLGLFNLFTDRPPIDLVISGPNHGRNASTIYNLSSGTVGGALEAATCGKRGIAVSFGSKDEQPLDIIGAAARLAVRIVHHLYENWDDRVELYNLNIPMRIDVETRPVLYTRTLPYYWSRGYLYAEINADKAPPVLTNGVANGTHGPQNGETETDLKLTNGTGNGVVTNGTTPAKPTSTSTSQLKSRDFKWSAELTDMKKALQASEEGTDAHTVLNGSTSVTPLCANFWYVPGLEGPLHL